One Larus michahellis chromosome 11, bLarMic1.1, whole genome shotgun sequence genomic region harbors:
- the TNIP1 gene encoding TNFAIP3-interacting protein 1 isoform X6: MAGMEGRRPYRIYDPGGGTEENGSAAFERLVEENARLKEKMQGIKSIGELLEESQVEASKLRQKAEDLVKDNKMLIASSSLEDLVETGAVGPDPSSTQATPGSTQPDMETRKSPPSGSSLEFEIVTIEAQGFPRESGRVDLEQPLNEDANLLPQLQQLENTLSGCAKEASKDQVFVRMGYMASELKRLASKVHKNEQRTSFLQTLCETLHSENKELRTKLERDLEQRNQALEKLRCENQELRRMVTLSSQDSGKREAAEQQQLLEVNKQWDQHFRATKQKYEQKVTDLHQELAEARRALTELESEREQKQRDFDRKLLLAKSRIETEEAEKERLAMEVRDLQQRMRFLQEQLAPVTRQREYQEKEIQRLNKALEEALNVQASPPPIFASTMETAGKVPQQELLTQNELLKQQVKIFEEDFQRERSDRERMNEEKEELKQQLEKLQKQLVLSNNQLRASKDDCQREKEEKEKLKKLLKQHKQASGERLHAEPLPGPLGPTCPMYTYQYSPPVAHPMYHGFDEWQQIRYPPAMPGEHTPGQNFHHFSPPEYPWRPPCAMARSQNAQAVAGVKPVPKDLEQAGPGLP, translated from the exons ATGGCGGGGATGGAAGGGAGAAGACCCTACCGCATCTACGATCCTGGTGGGGGGACGGAGGAGAATGGATCCGCAGCCTTTGAGCGGCTGGTGGAGGAGAACGCCCGGCTGAAGGAGAAGATGCAGGGGATCAAGTCTATCG gagagctgctggaggagtCCCAGGTGGAGGCATCCAAGCTGCGGCAGAAGGCGGAGGACCTTGTGAAGGACAATAAAATGCTGATAGCCTCATCTTCCTTGGAGGACCTGGTGGAAACTGGAG CCGTCGGCCCTGATCCCAGCTCCACACAGGCCACCCCAGGCAGCACCCAGCCAGACATGGAAACACGGAAATCTCCTCCAAGT GGATCCTCCTTGGAGTTTGAGATCGTCACTATCGAAGCGCAGGGGTTTCCCCGGGAGAGCGGGAGAGTG gaCTTGGAGCAGCCGCTGAATGAGGATGCcaacctgctgccccagctgcagcagctggagaacaCGCTGAGCGGCTGCGCCAAGGAGGCCAGCAAGGACCAGGTCTTCGTGCGCATGGGCTACATGGCCTCTGAGCTCAAGCGCCTGGCCTCCAAAGTACACAAGAATGAGCAGAGAACATCATTCCTGCAG ACACTGTGTGAGACGCTGCACAGTGAGAACAAAGAGCTGCGAACCAAGCTGGAGCGGGACCTGGAGCAGAGAAACCAGGCGCTGGAGAAGCTCAG GTGCGAGAACCAGGAGCTCCGGAGGATGGTGACACTGAGCAGCCAAGACAGCGGGAAGAGGGAAGCTGCCGAGCAGCAGCAG ctgctggaggtgaATAAGCAGTGGGATCAGCACTTCCGAGCCACGAAGCAGAAGTATGAGCAGAAG GTCACGGACCTGCACCAGGAGCTGGCCGAGGCTCGCAGGGCATTGACCGAGCTGGAGTCGGAGCGGGAGCAAAAGCAACGGGATTTTGACCGCAAACTGCTCCTGGCAAAGTCCCGGATCGAAACAGAGGAG GCGGAGAAGGAGAGGCTGGCCATGGAGGTGAGGGACCTGCAGCAGAGGATGCggttcctgcaggagcagctggcTCCGGTCACCAGGCAGCGGGAGTACCAGGAGAAGGAGATCCAGAGGCTGAACAAG gcGCTAGAGGAGGCCCTGAATGTCCAGGCCTCCCCACCGCCCATCTTTGCCAGCACCATGGAGACAGCTGGGAAGGTGccgcagcaggagctgctgacCCAGAACGAGCTCCTCAAGCAGCAG gtGAAAATTTTCGAGGAGGACTTCCAGCGTGAGCGGAGTGACAGGGAGAGGATGaatgaggagaaggaagagctgaagcagcagctggagaagctgcagaagcAGTTGGTCCTCTCCAACAACCAG CTGCGGGCCTCCAAGGATGACTgccagagggagaaggaggagaaggagaagctgaagaagcTGCTGAAACAGCACAAACAG GCTTCTGGAGAGAGACTGCACGCTGAGCCGCTGCCGGGGCCGCTGGGCCCTACCTGCCCCATGTACACCTACCAGTACAGTCCCCCCGTGGCTCACCCCATGTACCACGGCTTTGACGAGTGGCAGCAGATCCGATACCCGCCAGCGATGCCGGGCGAGCACACGCCGGGACAGAACTTCCACCATTTTTCCCCG cccgAGTACCCCTGGCGCCCGCCCTGCGCCATGGCTCGCAGCCAGAACGCCCAGGCCGTGGCTGGGGTGAAACCGGTCCCCAAGGACTTGG AACAGGCAGGTCCCGGATTGCCCTAA
- the TNIP1 gene encoding TNFAIP3-interacting protein 1 isoform X1 encodes MAGMEGRRPYRIYDPGGGTEENGSAAFERLVEENARLKEKMQGIKSIGELLEESQVEASKLRQKAEDLVKDNKMLIASSSLEDLVETGAVGPDPSSTQATPGSTQPDMETRKSPPSGSSLEFEIVTIEAQGFPRESGRVDLEQPLNEDANLLPQLQQLENTLSGCAKEASKDQVFVRMGYMASELKRLASKVHKNEQRTSFLQTLCETLHSENKELRTKLERDLEQRNQALEKLRCENQELRRMVTLSSQDSGKREAAEQQQQSGAAVEKALGRGELEAKEKKVKILEHQRRELLEVNKQWDQHFRATKQKYEQKVTDLHQELAEARRALTELESEREQKQRDFDRKLLLAKSRIETEEAEKERLAMEVRDLQQRMRFLQEQLAPVTRQREYQEKEIQRLNKALEEALNVQASPPPIFASTMETAGKVPQQELLTQNELLKQQVKIFEEDFQRERSDRERMNEEKEELKQQLEKLQKQLVLSNNQLRASKDDCQREKEEKEKLKKLLKQHKQASGERLHAEPLPGPLGPTCPMYTYQYSPPVAHPMYHGFDEWQQIRYPPAMPGEHTPGQNFHHFSPPEYPWRPPCAMARSQNAQAVAGVKPVPKDLGRSRIALMPRTG; translated from the exons ATGGCGGGGATGGAAGGGAGAAGACCCTACCGCATCTACGATCCTGGTGGGGGGACGGAGGAGAATGGATCCGCAGCCTTTGAGCGGCTGGTGGAGGAGAACGCCCGGCTGAAGGAGAAGATGCAGGGGATCAAGTCTATCG gagagctgctggaggagtCCCAGGTGGAGGCATCCAAGCTGCGGCAGAAGGCGGAGGACCTTGTGAAGGACAATAAAATGCTGATAGCCTCATCTTCCTTGGAGGACCTGGTGGAAACTGGAG CCGTCGGCCCTGATCCCAGCTCCACACAGGCCACCCCAGGCAGCACCCAGCCAGACATGGAAACACGGAAATCTCCTCCAAGT GGATCCTCCTTGGAGTTTGAGATCGTCACTATCGAAGCGCAGGGGTTTCCCCGGGAGAGCGGGAGAGTG gaCTTGGAGCAGCCGCTGAATGAGGATGCcaacctgctgccccagctgcagcagctggagaacaCGCTGAGCGGCTGCGCCAAGGAGGCCAGCAAGGACCAGGTCTTCGTGCGCATGGGCTACATGGCCTCTGAGCTCAAGCGCCTGGCCTCCAAAGTACACAAGAATGAGCAGAGAACATCATTCCTGCAG ACACTGTGTGAGACGCTGCACAGTGAGAACAAAGAGCTGCGAACCAAGCTGGAGCGGGACCTGGAGCAGAGAAACCAGGCGCTGGAGAAGCTCAG GTGCGAGAACCAGGAGCTCCGGAGGATGGTGACACTGAGCAGCCAAGACAGCGGGAAGAGGGAAGCTGCCGAGCAGCAGCAG CAGAGCGGGGCTGCGGTGGAGAAGGCActgggcagaggagagctggaggCCAAGGAGAAGAAGGTGAAGATCCTGGAGCACCAGCGCAGGGAG ctgctggaggtgaATAAGCAGTGGGATCAGCACTTCCGAGCCACGAAGCAGAAGTATGAGCAGAAG GTCACGGACCTGCACCAGGAGCTGGCCGAGGCTCGCAGGGCATTGACCGAGCTGGAGTCGGAGCGGGAGCAAAAGCAACGGGATTTTGACCGCAAACTGCTCCTGGCAAAGTCCCGGATCGAAACAGAGGAG GCGGAGAAGGAGAGGCTGGCCATGGAGGTGAGGGACCTGCAGCAGAGGATGCggttcctgcaggagcagctggcTCCGGTCACCAGGCAGCGGGAGTACCAGGAGAAGGAGATCCAGAGGCTGAACAAG gcGCTAGAGGAGGCCCTGAATGTCCAGGCCTCCCCACCGCCCATCTTTGCCAGCACCATGGAGACAGCTGGGAAGGTGccgcagcaggagctgctgacCCAGAACGAGCTCCTCAAGCAGCAG gtGAAAATTTTCGAGGAGGACTTCCAGCGTGAGCGGAGTGACAGGGAGAGGATGaatgaggagaaggaagagctgaagcagcagctggagaagctgcagaagcAGTTGGTCCTCTCCAACAACCAG CTGCGGGCCTCCAAGGATGACTgccagagggagaaggaggagaaggagaagctgaagaagcTGCTGAAACAGCACAAACAG GCTTCTGGAGAGAGACTGCACGCTGAGCCGCTGCCGGGGCCGCTGGGCCCTACCTGCCCCATGTACACCTACCAGTACAGTCCCCCCGTGGCTCACCCCATGTACCACGGCTTTGACGAGTGGCAGCAGATCCGATACCCGCCAGCGATGCCGGGCGAGCACACGCCGGGACAGAACTTCCACCATTTTTCCCCG cccgAGTACCCCTGGCGCCCGCCCTGCGCCATGGCTCGCAGCCAGAACGCCCAGGCCGTGGCTGGGGTGAAACCGGTCCCCAAGGACTTGG GCAGGTCCCGGATTGCCCTAATGCCAAGGACCGGCTGA
- the TNIP1 gene encoding TNFAIP3-interacting protein 1 isoform X4, translating to MAGMEGRRPYRIYDPGGGTEENGSAAFERLVEENARLKEKMQGIKSIGELLEESQVEASKLRQKAEDLVKDNKMLIASSSLEDLVETGAVGPDPSSTQATPGSTQPDMETRKSPPSGSSLEFEIVTIEAQGFPRESGRVDLEQPLNEDANLLPQLQQLENTLSGCAKEASKDQVFVRMGYMASELKRLASKVHKNEQRTSFLQTLCETLHSENKELRTKLERDLEQRNQALEKLRCENQELRRMVTLSSQDSGKREAAEQQQSGAAVEKALGRGELEAKEKKVKILEHQRRELLEVNKQWDQHFRATKQKYEQKVTDLHQELAEARRALTELESEREQKQRDFDRKLLLAKSRIETEEAEKERLAMEVRDLQQRMRFLQEQLAPVTRQREYQEKEIQRLNKALEEALNVQASPPPIFASTMETAGKVPQQELLTQNELLKQQVKIFEEDFQRERSDRERMNEEKEELKQQLEKLQKQLVLSNNQLRASKDDCQREKEEKEKLKKLLKQHKQASGERLHAEPLPGPLGPTCPMYTYQYSPPVAHPMYHGFDEWQQIRYPPAMPGEHTPGQNFHHFSPPEYPWRPPCAMARSQNAQAVAGVKPVPKDLEQAGPGLP from the exons ATGGCGGGGATGGAAGGGAGAAGACCCTACCGCATCTACGATCCTGGTGGGGGGACGGAGGAGAATGGATCCGCAGCCTTTGAGCGGCTGGTGGAGGAGAACGCCCGGCTGAAGGAGAAGATGCAGGGGATCAAGTCTATCG gagagctgctggaggagtCCCAGGTGGAGGCATCCAAGCTGCGGCAGAAGGCGGAGGACCTTGTGAAGGACAATAAAATGCTGATAGCCTCATCTTCCTTGGAGGACCTGGTGGAAACTGGAG CCGTCGGCCCTGATCCCAGCTCCACACAGGCCACCCCAGGCAGCACCCAGCCAGACATGGAAACACGGAAATCTCCTCCAAGT GGATCCTCCTTGGAGTTTGAGATCGTCACTATCGAAGCGCAGGGGTTTCCCCGGGAGAGCGGGAGAGTG gaCTTGGAGCAGCCGCTGAATGAGGATGCcaacctgctgccccagctgcagcagctggagaacaCGCTGAGCGGCTGCGCCAAGGAGGCCAGCAAGGACCAGGTCTTCGTGCGCATGGGCTACATGGCCTCTGAGCTCAAGCGCCTGGCCTCCAAAGTACACAAGAATGAGCAGAGAACATCATTCCTGCAG ACACTGTGTGAGACGCTGCACAGTGAGAACAAAGAGCTGCGAACCAAGCTGGAGCGGGACCTGGAGCAGAGAAACCAGGCGCTGGAGAAGCTCAG GTGCGAGAACCAGGAGCTCCGGAGGATGGTGACACTGAGCAGCCAAGACAGCGGGAAGAGGGAAGCTGCCGAGCAGCAGCAG AGCGGGGCTGCGGTGGAGAAGGCActgggcagaggagagctggaggCCAAGGAGAAGAAGGTGAAGATCCTGGAGCACCAGCGCAGGGAG ctgctggaggtgaATAAGCAGTGGGATCAGCACTTCCGAGCCACGAAGCAGAAGTATGAGCAGAAG GTCACGGACCTGCACCAGGAGCTGGCCGAGGCTCGCAGGGCATTGACCGAGCTGGAGTCGGAGCGGGAGCAAAAGCAACGGGATTTTGACCGCAAACTGCTCCTGGCAAAGTCCCGGATCGAAACAGAGGAG GCGGAGAAGGAGAGGCTGGCCATGGAGGTGAGGGACCTGCAGCAGAGGATGCggttcctgcaggagcagctggcTCCGGTCACCAGGCAGCGGGAGTACCAGGAGAAGGAGATCCAGAGGCTGAACAAG gcGCTAGAGGAGGCCCTGAATGTCCAGGCCTCCCCACCGCCCATCTTTGCCAGCACCATGGAGACAGCTGGGAAGGTGccgcagcaggagctgctgacCCAGAACGAGCTCCTCAAGCAGCAG gtGAAAATTTTCGAGGAGGACTTCCAGCGTGAGCGGAGTGACAGGGAGAGGATGaatgaggagaaggaagagctgaagcagcagctggagaagctgcagaagcAGTTGGTCCTCTCCAACAACCAG CTGCGGGCCTCCAAGGATGACTgccagagggagaaggaggagaaggagaagctgaagaagcTGCTGAAACAGCACAAACAG GCTTCTGGAGAGAGACTGCACGCTGAGCCGCTGCCGGGGCCGCTGGGCCCTACCTGCCCCATGTACACCTACCAGTACAGTCCCCCCGTGGCTCACCCCATGTACCACGGCTTTGACGAGTGGCAGCAGATCCGATACCCGCCAGCGATGCCGGGCGAGCACACGCCGGGACAGAACTTCCACCATTTTTCCCCG cccgAGTACCCCTGGCGCCCGCCCTGCGCCATGGCTCGCAGCCAGAACGCCCAGGCCGTGGCTGGGGTGAAACCGGTCCCCAAGGACTTGG AACAGGCAGGTCCCGGATTGCCCTAA
- the TNIP1 gene encoding TNFAIP3-interacting protein 1 isoform X3: protein MAGMEGRRPYRIYDPGGGTEENGSAAFERLVEENARLKEKMQGIKSIGELLEESQVEASKLRQKAEDLVKDNKMLIASSSLEDLVETGAVGPDPSSTQATPGSTQPDMETRKSPPSGSSLEFEIVTIEAQGFPRESGRVDLEQPLNEDANLLPQLQQLENTLSGCAKEASKDQVFVRMGYMASELKRLASKVHKNEQRTSFLQTLCETLHSENKELRTKLERDLEQRNQALEKLRCENQELRRMVTLSSQDSGKREAAEQQQQSGAAVEKALGRGELEAKEKKVKILEHQRRELLEVNKQWDQHFRATKQKYEQKVTDLHQELAEARRALTELESEREQKQRDFDRKLLLAKSRIETEEAEKERLAMEVRDLQQRMRFLQEQLAPVTRQREYQEKEIQRLNKALEEALNVQASPPPIFASTMETAGKVPQQELLTQNELLKQQVKIFEEDFQRERSDRERMNEEKEELKQQLEKLQKQLVLSNNQLRASKDDCQREKEEKEKLKKLLKQHKQASGERLHAEPLPGPLGPTCPMYTYQYSPPVAHPMYHGFDEWQQIRYPPAMPGEHTPGQNFHHFSPPEYPWRPPCAMARSQNAQAVAGVKPVPKDLEQAGPGLP, encoded by the exons ATGGCGGGGATGGAAGGGAGAAGACCCTACCGCATCTACGATCCTGGTGGGGGGACGGAGGAGAATGGATCCGCAGCCTTTGAGCGGCTGGTGGAGGAGAACGCCCGGCTGAAGGAGAAGATGCAGGGGATCAAGTCTATCG gagagctgctggaggagtCCCAGGTGGAGGCATCCAAGCTGCGGCAGAAGGCGGAGGACCTTGTGAAGGACAATAAAATGCTGATAGCCTCATCTTCCTTGGAGGACCTGGTGGAAACTGGAG CCGTCGGCCCTGATCCCAGCTCCACACAGGCCACCCCAGGCAGCACCCAGCCAGACATGGAAACACGGAAATCTCCTCCAAGT GGATCCTCCTTGGAGTTTGAGATCGTCACTATCGAAGCGCAGGGGTTTCCCCGGGAGAGCGGGAGAGTG gaCTTGGAGCAGCCGCTGAATGAGGATGCcaacctgctgccccagctgcagcagctggagaacaCGCTGAGCGGCTGCGCCAAGGAGGCCAGCAAGGACCAGGTCTTCGTGCGCATGGGCTACATGGCCTCTGAGCTCAAGCGCCTGGCCTCCAAAGTACACAAGAATGAGCAGAGAACATCATTCCTGCAG ACACTGTGTGAGACGCTGCACAGTGAGAACAAAGAGCTGCGAACCAAGCTGGAGCGGGACCTGGAGCAGAGAAACCAGGCGCTGGAGAAGCTCAG GTGCGAGAACCAGGAGCTCCGGAGGATGGTGACACTGAGCAGCCAAGACAGCGGGAAGAGGGAAGCTGCCGAGCAGCAGCAG CAGAGCGGGGCTGCGGTGGAGAAGGCActgggcagaggagagctggaggCCAAGGAGAAGAAGGTGAAGATCCTGGAGCACCAGCGCAGGGAG ctgctggaggtgaATAAGCAGTGGGATCAGCACTTCCGAGCCACGAAGCAGAAGTATGAGCAGAAG GTCACGGACCTGCACCAGGAGCTGGCCGAGGCTCGCAGGGCATTGACCGAGCTGGAGTCGGAGCGGGAGCAAAAGCAACGGGATTTTGACCGCAAACTGCTCCTGGCAAAGTCCCGGATCGAAACAGAGGAG GCGGAGAAGGAGAGGCTGGCCATGGAGGTGAGGGACCTGCAGCAGAGGATGCggttcctgcaggagcagctggcTCCGGTCACCAGGCAGCGGGAGTACCAGGAGAAGGAGATCCAGAGGCTGAACAAG gcGCTAGAGGAGGCCCTGAATGTCCAGGCCTCCCCACCGCCCATCTTTGCCAGCACCATGGAGACAGCTGGGAAGGTGccgcagcaggagctgctgacCCAGAACGAGCTCCTCAAGCAGCAG gtGAAAATTTTCGAGGAGGACTTCCAGCGTGAGCGGAGTGACAGGGAGAGGATGaatgaggagaaggaagagctgaagcagcagctggagaagctgcagaagcAGTTGGTCCTCTCCAACAACCAG CTGCGGGCCTCCAAGGATGACTgccagagggagaaggaggagaaggagaagctgaagaagcTGCTGAAACAGCACAAACAG GCTTCTGGAGAGAGACTGCACGCTGAGCCGCTGCCGGGGCCGCTGGGCCCTACCTGCCCCATGTACACCTACCAGTACAGTCCCCCCGTGGCTCACCCCATGTACCACGGCTTTGACGAGTGGCAGCAGATCCGATACCCGCCAGCGATGCCGGGCGAGCACACGCCGGGACAGAACTTCCACCATTTTTCCCCG cccgAGTACCCCTGGCGCCCGCCCTGCGCCATGGCTCGCAGCCAGAACGCCCAGGCCGTGGCTGGGGTGAAACCGGTCCCCAAGGACTTGG AACAGGCAGGTCCCGGATTGCCCTAA
- the TNIP1 gene encoding TNFAIP3-interacting protein 1 isoform X5: MAGMEGRRPYRIYDPGGGTEENGSAAFERLVEENARLKEKMQGIKSIGELLEESQVEASKLRQKAEDLVKDNKMLIASSSLEDLVETGAVGPDPSSTQATPGSTQPDMETRKSPPSGSSLEFEIVTIEAQGFPRESGRVDLEQPLNEDANLLPQLQQLENTLSGCAKEASKDQVFVRMGYMASELKRLASKVHKNEQRTSFLQTLCETLHSENKELRTKLERDLEQRNQALEKLRCENQELRRMVTLSSQDSGKREAAEQQQLLEVNKQWDQHFRATKQKYEQKVTDLHQELAEARRALTELESEREQKQRDFDRKLLLAKSRIETEEAEKERLAMEVRDLQQRMRFLQEQLAPVTRQREYQEKEIQRLNKALEEALNVQASPPPIFASTMETAGKVPQQELLTQNELLKQQVKIFEEDFQRERSDRERMNEEKEELKQQLEKLQKQLVLSNNQLRASKDDCQREKEEKEKLKKLLKQHKQASGERLHAEPLPGPLGPTCPMYTYQYSPPVAHPMYHGFDEWQQIRYPPAMPGEHTPGQNFHHFSPPEYPWRPPCAMARSQNAQAVAGVKPVPKDLGRSRIALMPRTG; this comes from the exons ATGGCGGGGATGGAAGGGAGAAGACCCTACCGCATCTACGATCCTGGTGGGGGGACGGAGGAGAATGGATCCGCAGCCTTTGAGCGGCTGGTGGAGGAGAACGCCCGGCTGAAGGAGAAGATGCAGGGGATCAAGTCTATCG gagagctgctggaggagtCCCAGGTGGAGGCATCCAAGCTGCGGCAGAAGGCGGAGGACCTTGTGAAGGACAATAAAATGCTGATAGCCTCATCTTCCTTGGAGGACCTGGTGGAAACTGGAG CCGTCGGCCCTGATCCCAGCTCCACACAGGCCACCCCAGGCAGCACCCAGCCAGACATGGAAACACGGAAATCTCCTCCAAGT GGATCCTCCTTGGAGTTTGAGATCGTCACTATCGAAGCGCAGGGGTTTCCCCGGGAGAGCGGGAGAGTG gaCTTGGAGCAGCCGCTGAATGAGGATGCcaacctgctgccccagctgcagcagctggagaacaCGCTGAGCGGCTGCGCCAAGGAGGCCAGCAAGGACCAGGTCTTCGTGCGCATGGGCTACATGGCCTCTGAGCTCAAGCGCCTGGCCTCCAAAGTACACAAGAATGAGCAGAGAACATCATTCCTGCAG ACACTGTGTGAGACGCTGCACAGTGAGAACAAAGAGCTGCGAACCAAGCTGGAGCGGGACCTGGAGCAGAGAAACCAGGCGCTGGAGAAGCTCAG GTGCGAGAACCAGGAGCTCCGGAGGATGGTGACACTGAGCAGCCAAGACAGCGGGAAGAGGGAAGCTGCCGAGCAGCAGCAG ctgctggaggtgaATAAGCAGTGGGATCAGCACTTCCGAGCCACGAAGCAGAAGTATGAGCAGAAG GTCACGGACCTGCACCAGGAGCTGGCCGAGGCTCGCAGGGCATTGACCGAGCTGGAGTCGGAGCGGGAGCAAAAGCAACGGGATTTTGACCGCAAACTGCTCCTGGCAAAGTCCCGGATCGAAACAGAGGAG GCGGAGAAGGAGAGGCTGGCCATGGAGGTGAGGGACCTGCAGCAGAGGATGCggttcctgcaggagcagctggcTCCGGTCACCAGGCAGCGGGAGTACCAGGAGAAGGAGATCCAGAGGCTGAACAAG gcGCTAGAGGAGGCCCTGAATGTCCAGGCCTCCCCACCGCCCATCTTTGCCAGCACCATGGAGACAGCTGGGAAGGTGccgcagcaggagctgctgacCCAGAACGAGCTCCTCAAGCAGCAG gtGAAAATTTTCGAGGAGGACTTCCAGCGTGAGCGGAGTGACAGGGAGAGGATGaatgaggagaaggaagagctgaagcagcagctggagaagctgcagaagcAGTTGGTCCTCTCCAACAACCAG CTGCGGGCCTCCAAGGATGACTgccagagggagaaggaggagaaggagaagctgaagaagcTGCTGAAACAGCACAAACAG GCTTCTGGAGAGAGACTGCACGCTGAGCCGCTGCCGGGGCCGCTGGGCCCTACCTGCCCCATGTACACCTACCAGTACAGTCCCCCCGTGGCTCACCCCATGTACCACGGCTTTGACGAGTGGCAGCAGATCCGATACCCGCCAGCGATGCCGGGCGAGCACACGCCGGGACAGAACTTCCACCATTTTTCCCCG cccgAGTACCCCTGGCGCCCGCCCTGCGCCATGGCTCGCAGCCAGAACGCCCAGGCCGTGGCTGGGGTGAAACCGGTCCCCAAGGACTTGG GCAGGTCCCGGATTGCCCTAATGCCAAGGACCGGCTGA
- the TNIP1 gene encoding TNFAIP3-interacting protein 1 isoform X2, which yields MAGMEGRRPYRIYDPGGGTEENGSAAFERLVEENARLKEKMQGIKSIGELLEESQVEASKLRQKAEDLVKDNKMLIASSSLEDLVETGAVGPDPSSTQATPGSTQPDMETRKSPPSGSSLEFEIVTIEAQGFPRESGRVDLEQPLNEDANLLPQLQQLENTLSGCAKEASKDQVFVRMGYMASELKRLASKVHKNEQRTSFLQTLCETLHSENKELRTKLERDLEQRNQALEKLRCENQELRRMVTLSSQDSGKREAAEQQQSGAAVEKALGRGELEAKEKKVKILEHQRRELLEVNKQWDQHFRATKQKYEQKVTDLHQELAEARRALTELESEREQKQRDFDRKLLLAKSRIETEEAEKERLAMEVRDLQQRMRFLQEQLAPVTRQREYQEKEIQRLNKALEEALNVQASPPPIFASTMETAGKVPQQELLTQNELLKQQVKIFEEDFQRERSDRERMNEEKEELKQQLEKLQKQLVLSNNQLRASKDDCQREKEEKEKLKKLLKQHKQASGERLHAEPLPGPLGPTCPMYTYQYSPPVAHPMYHGFDEWQQIRYPPAMPGEHTPGQNFHHFSPPEYPWRPPCAMARSQNAQAVAGVKPVPKDLGRSRIALMPRTG from the exons ATGGCGGGGATGGAAGGGAGAAGACCCTACCGCATCTACGATCCTGGTGGGGGGACGGAGGAGAATGGATCCGCAGCCTTTGAGCGGCTGGTGGAGGAGAACGCCCGGCTGAAGGAGAAGATGCAGGGGATCAAGTCTATCG gagagctgctggaggagtCCCAGGTGGAGGCATCCAAGCTGCGGCAGAAGGCGGAGGACCTTGTGAAGGACAATAAAATGCTGATAGCCTCATCTTCCTTGGAGGACCTGGTGGAAACTGGAG CCGTCGGCCCTGATCCCAGCTCCACACAGGCCACCCCAGGCAGCACCCAGCCAGACATGGAAACACGGAAATCTCCTCCAAGT GGATCCTCCTTGGAGTTTGAGATCGTCACTATCGAAGCGCAGGGGTTTCCCCGGGAGAGCGGGAGAGTG gaCTTGGAGCAGCCGCTGAATGAGGATGCcaacctgctgccccagctgcagcagctggagaacaCGCTGAGCGGCTGCGCCAAGGAGGCCAGCAAGGACCAGGTCTTCGTGCGCATGGGCTACATGGCCTCTGAGCTCAAGCGCCTGGCCTCCAAAGTACACAAGAATGAGCAGAGAACATCATTCCTGCAG ACACTGTGTGAGACGCTGCACAGTGAGAACAAAGAGCTGCGAACCAAGCTGGAGCGGGACCTGGAGCAGAGAAACCAGGCGCTGGAGAAGCTCAG GTGCGAGAACCAGGAGCTCCGGAGGATGGTGACACTGAGCAGCCAAGACAGCGGGAAGAGGGAAGCTGCCGAGCAGCAGCAG AGCGGGGCTGCGGTGGAGAAGGCActgggcagaggagagctggaggCCAAGGAGAAGAAGGTGAAGATCCTGGAGCACCAGCGCAGGGAG ctgctggaggtgaATAAGCAGTGGGATCAGCACTTCCGAGCCACGAAGCAGAAGTATGAGCAGAAG GTCACGGACCTGCACCAGGAGCTGGCCGAGGCTCGCAGGGCATTGACCGAGCTGGAGTCGGAGCGGGAGCAAAAGCAACGGGATTTTGACCGCAAACTGCTCCTGGCAAAGTCCCGGATCGAAACAGAGGAG GCGGAGAAGGAGAGGCTGGCCATGGAGGTGAGGGACCTGCAGCAGAGGATGCggttcctgcaggagcagctggcTCCGGTCACCAGGCAGCGGGAGTACCAGGAGAAGGAGATCCAGAGGCTGAACAAG gcGCTAGAGGAGGCCCTGAATGTCCAGGCCTCCCCACCGCCCATCTTTGCCAGCACCATGGAGACAGCTGGGAAGGTGccgcagcaggagctgctgacCCAGAACGAGCTCCTCAAGCAGCAG gtGAAAATTTTCGAGGAGGACTTCCAGCGTGAGCGGAGTGACAGGGAGAGGATGaatgaggagaaggaagagctgaagcagcagctggagaagctgcagaagcAGTTGGTCCTCTCCAACAACCAG CTGCGGGCCTCCAAGGATGACTgccagagggagaaggaggagaaggagaagctgaagaagcTGCTGAAACAGCACAAACAG GCTTCTGGAGAGAGACTGCACGCTGAGCCGCTGCCGGGGCCGCTGGGCCCTACCTGCCCCATGTACACCTACCAGTACAGTCCCCCCGTGGCTCACCCCATGTACCACGGCTTTGACGAGTGGCAGCAGATCCGATACCCGCCAGCGATGCCGGGCGAGCACACGCCGGGACAGAACTTCCACCATTTTTCCCCG cccgAGTACCCCTGGCGCCCGCCCTGCGCCATGGCTCGCAGCCAGAACGCCCAGGCCGTGGCTGGGGTGAAACCGGTCCCCAAGGACTTGG GCAGGTCCCGGATTGCCCTAATGCCAAGGACCGGCTGA